Proteins co-encoded in one Tenrec ecaudatus isolate mTenEca1 unplaced genomic scaffold, mTenEca1.hap1 Scaffold_300, whole genome shotgun sequence genomic window:
- the LOC142436459 gene encoding translationally-controlled tumor protein-like, producing MIIYRDLISRDELFSDVYKIWEITGGLCLEVEGTMVRRAQGHIYDALIGGNASAEGPEGDGPEHKVVTDVDIVMNHHLQETSFTKEAYKRYIKDYMKSLKGKLEERKPERMKPFMTGAAEQIKHILANFKKYQFFQGENTIPDGMVALLDYREGGGTPYMIFFKDSLEMEKC from the coding sequence ATGATCATCTACCGGGACCTCATCAGCCGAGATGAGCTGTTCTCTGACGTGTACAAGATCTGGGAGATCACGGgcgggctgtgtctggaagtggagggTACCATGGTCCGCAGGGCCCAAGGCCACATCTATGACGCGCTCATCGGCGGCAACGCGTCCGCCGAAGGCCCCGAGGGCGACGGGCCCGAGCACAAGGTGGTCACCGACGTGGACATCgtcatgaaccatcacttgcaggaGACCAGCTTCACCAAGGAGGCCTACAAGAGGtacatcaaggactacatgaaatccCTCAAAGGCAAGCTGGAGGAGCGGAAGCCGGAACGCATGAAGCCCTTTATGACCGGGGCTGCCGAGCAGATCAAGCACATCCTCGCCAATTTCAAGAAGTACCAGTTCTTTCAGGGCGAGAACACGATTCCCGACGGCATGGTGGCCCTGCTGGACTACCGCGAGGGCGGCGGGACCCCGTACATGATCTTCTTCAAGGACAGCTTAGagatggagaagtgctga